One window from the genome of Solea solea chromosome 2, fSolSol10.1, whole genome shotgun sequence encodes:
- the ddx4 gene encoding probable ATP-dependent RNA helicase DDX4 isoform X2, giving the protein MDEWEETGTTNSVTLTSHTSNEGSQENSWKTDGGDFGTGGDENGTDTNSWNNTGGEKGGFRGRGRGRGRGFGRADRTDDDDDDDGACETGFRGGSRGGGRGGRGFRRGGEDGDRGGFRGGYRGKDDQTFSKGKDDNDPEQRDGSGEEKPRVTYIPPSLPEDEESVFAHYEKGINFDKYDDILVNVSGTNPPQAIMTFEEAALCESLNKNISKSGYVKPTPVQKHGIPIISAGRDLMACAQTGSGKTAAFLLPMLQQLMADGVAGSRFSELQEPEAIIVAPTRELINQIYLEARKFAYGTCVRPVVVYGGVSTGHQIRDVLRGCNVLCGTPGRLMDMIGRGKVGLSKLRYLVLDEADRMLDMGFEPEMRRLVGSPGMPTKENRQTLMFSATFPEDIQRLAADFLKVDYLFLAVGVVGGACSDVQQTFIEVGKFNKREQLLDILKTTGMDRTIVFVEKKRYADFIATFLCQEKLPTTSIHGDREQYQREQALADLRSGKCPILVATSVAARGLDIPDVQNVVNFDLPNNIDEYVHRIGRTGRCGNIGRAVSFYDPTTDGPLTRSLVSILSKAQQEVPSWLEEYAFSNPRTGEDFNPSRKNFASTDSRKGQQTGSFQESAVNSQVTAAADDEEWE; this is encoded by the exons ATGGATGAGTGGGAAGAGACG GGAACTACTAACTCTGTTACTCTTACCAGCCACACCTCAAATGAAG GTTCACAGGAAAACTCTTGGAAGACTGATGGTGGTGACTTTGGAACAG GTGGTGATGAAAATGGGACTG ATACTAACAGCTGGAACaacacaggaggagaaaaaggtggtttcagagggagaggaagag gaCGTGGCAGGGGGTTTGGCAGAGCGGACAGGACTG atgatgatgatgatgatgatggagcaTGTGAAACAG GCTTTAGAGGAGGAAGCCGGGGAGgtggcagaggaggaagaggtttTAGACGAG GTGGTGAAGATGGTGACAGAGGAGGCTTTAGAGGAG GTTACCGTGGTAAAGATGACCAGACCTTCTCCAAAG GGAAAGACGATAATGACCCGGAACAGAGGGATGGAAGTGGTGAAGAAA AACCAAGAGTCACTTATATTCCACCTTCTCTCCCTGAGGACGAAGAGTCTGTTTTTGCTCACTATGAGAAAGGCATCAACTTCGACAAATATGATGACATACTGGTGAATGTCAGTGGAACCAACCCACCTCAGGCAATCATG ACTTTTGAGGAGGCAGCGCTGTGCGAGTCCCTGaacaaaaacatcagcaaaTCTGGGTACGTGAAGCCGACCCCGGTGCAGAAGCACGGCATCCCAATCATCTCTGCTGGCAGAGATCTCATGGCATGTGCCCAGACAGGATCTGGTAAAACG gcTGCATTCCTGCTCCCGATGCTGCAACAGCTAATGGCAGATGGTGTGGCAGGCAGTCGCTTCAGTGAGCTACAGGAGCCTGAAGCCATCATTGTGGCCCCAACCAGGGAACTTATCAACCAGATCTACCTGGAGGCCAGGAAGTTTGCGTATGG GACCTGTGTGCGTCCAGTGGTTGTTTATGGTGGAGTCAGCACTGGACACCAAATTCGTGACGTGTTGAGGGGATGCAATGTCCTGTGTGGAACACCAGGGAGACTGATGGACATGATCGGAAGAGgaaag GTTGGGTTAAGTAAGCTGCGGTACTTGGTGCTGGATGAGGCTGACCGCATGTTGGACATGGGCTTTGAACCCGAGATGCGCCGCCTGGTGGGATCCCCTGGAATGCCCACCAAAGAGAACCGTCAGACTCTGATGTTCAGTGCCACCTTCCCTGAGGACATTCAGAG GTTGGCTGCTGATTTCCTCAAAGTTGACTACCTGTTCTTAGCTGTGGGTGTGGTGGGTGGAGCCTGCAGTGATGTACAGCAGACATTTATTGAAGTTGGAAAGTTCAACAAGAGAGAACAGCTCCTTGACATTCTGAAGACCACTG GAATGGACCGCACCATCGTCTTTGTGGAAAAGAAGAGATACGCTGATTTTATTGCCACGTTCCTGTGCCAGGAGAAGCTTCCAACTACCAGTATTCACGG TGACCGAGAGCAGTATCAGCGGGAGCAGGCCCTGGCGGACCTCAGGTCTGGCAAATGTCCTATCCTGGTTGCGACCTCTGTGGCTGCCCGTGGTTTGGATATTCCTGATGTACAGAATGTGGTGAACTTTGATCTTCCTAACAACATTGATGAGTATGTCCATCGTATTGGAAGAACTGGTCGTTGTGGAAACATTGGGAGGGCAGTGTCTTTTTATGACCCAACGACTGATGGCCCTTTGACTCGCTCCTTGGTTTCAATCCTGTCAAAG GCTCAGCAGGAAGTGCCTTCGTGGTTAGAGGAGTACGCGTTCAGCAACCCCAGGACAGGAGAAGACTTCAACCCTTCCAGGAAGAACTTTGCCTCCACAGACTCCAGGAAG GGTCAACAGACGGGGTCATTTCAAGAAAGTGCAGTGAATAGCCAGGTGACGGCTGCAGCTGATGATGAAGAATGGGAGTAA
- the ddx4 gene encoding probable ATP-dependent RNA helicase DDX4 isoform X1 yields MDEWEETGTTNSVTLTSHTSNEGSQENSWKTDGGDFGTGRGGRGRRGRFTDSFSTGGDENGTDTNSWNNTGGEKGGFRGRGRGRGRGFGRADRTDDDDDDDGACETGFRGGSRGGGRGGRGFRRGGEDGDRGGFRGGYRGKDDQTFSKGKDDNDPEQRDGSGEEKPRVTYIPPSLPEDEESVFAHYEKGINFDKYDDILVNVSGTNPPQAIMTFEEAALCESLNKNISKSGYVKPTPVQKHGIPIISAGRDLMACAQTGSGKTAAFLLPMLQQLMADGVAGSRFSELQEPEAIIVAPTRELINQIYLEARKFAYGTCVRPVVVYGGVSTGHQIRDVLRGCNVLCGTPGRLMDMIGRGKVGLSKLRYLVLDEADRMLDMGFEPEMRRLVGSPGMPTKENRQTLMFSATFPEDIQRLAADFLKVDYLFLAVGVVGGACSDVQQTFIEVGKFNKREQLLDILKTTGMDRTIVFVEKKRYADFIATFLCQEKLPTTSIHGDREQYQREQALADLRSGKCPILVATSVAARGLDIPDVQNVVNFDLPNNIDEYVHRIGRTGRCGNIGRAVSFYDPTTDGPLTRSLVSILSKAQQEVPSWLEEYAFSNPRTGEDFNPSRKNFASTDSRKGQQTGSFQESAVNSQVTAAADDEEWE; encoded by the exons ATGGATGAGTGGGAAGAGACG GGAACTACTAACTCTGTTACTCTTACCAGCCACACCTCAAATGAAG GTTCACAGGAAAACTCTTGGAAGACTGATGGTGGTGACTTTGGAACAG GTCGTGGAGGCAGAGGCAGACGAGGGAGATTTACAGATTCCTTTTCCACAG GTGGTGATGAAAATGGGACTG ATACTAACAGCTGGAACaacacaggaggagaaaaaggtggtttcagagggagaggaagag gaCGTGGCAGGGGGTTTGGCAGAGCGGACAGGACTG atgatgatgatgatgatgatggagcaTGTGAAACAG GCTTTAGAGGAGGAAGCCGGGGAGgtggcagaggaggaagaggtttTAGACGAG GTGGTGAAGATGGTGACAGAGGAGGCTTTAGAGGAG GTTACCGTGGTAAAGATGACCAGACCTTCTCCAAAG GGAAAGACGATAATGACCCGGAACAGAGGGATGGAAGTGGTGAAGAAA AACCAAGAGTCACTTATATTCCACCTTCTCTCCCTGAGGACGAAGAGTCTGTTTTTGCTCACTATGAGAAAGGCATCAACTTCGACAAATATGATGACATACTGGTGAATGTCAGTGGAACCAACCCACCTCAGGCAATCATG ACTTTTGAGGAGGCAGCGCTGTGCGAGTCCCTGaacaaaaacatcagcaaaTCTGGGTACGTGAAGCCGACCCCGGTGCAGAAGCACGGCATCCCAATCATCTCTGCTGGCAGAGATCTCATGGCATGTGCCCAGACAGGATCTGGTAAAACG gcTGCATTCCTGCTCCCGATGCTGCAACAGCTAATGGCAGATGGTGTGGCAGGCAGTCGCTTCAGTGAGCTACAGGAGCCTGAAGCCATCATTGTGGCCCCAACCAGGGAACTTATCAACCAGATCTACCTGGAGGCCAGGAAGTTTGCGTATGG GACCTGTGTGCGTCCAGTGGTTGTTTATGGTGGAGTCAGCACTGGACACCAAATTCGTGACGTGTTGAGGGGATGCAATGTCCTGTGTGGAACACCAGGGAGACTGATGGACATGATCGGAAGAGgaaag GTTGGGTTAAGTAAGCTGCGGTACTTGGTGCTGGATGAGGCTGACCGCATGTTGGACATGGGCTTTGAACCCGAGATGCGCCGCCTGGTGGGATCCCCTGGAATGCCCACCAAAGAGAACCGTCAGACTCTGATGTTCAGTGCCACCTTCCCTGAGGACATTCAGAG GTTGGCTGCTGATTTCCTCAAAGTTGACTACCTGTTCTTAGCTGTGGGTGTGGTGGGTGGAGCCTGCAGTGATGTACAGCAGACATTTATTGAAGTTGGAAAGTTCAACAAGAGAGAACAGCTCCTTGACATTCTGAAGACCACTG GAATGGACCGCACCATCGTCTTTGTGGAAAAGAAGAGATACGCTGATTTTATTGCCACGTTCCTGTGCCAGGAGAAGCTTCCAACTACCAGTATTCACGG TGACCGAGAGCAGTATCAGCGGGAGCAGGCCCTGGCGGACCTCAGGTCTGGCAAATGTCCTATCCTGGTTGCGACCTCTGTGGCTGCCCGTGGTTTGGATATTCCTGATGTACAGAATGTGGTGAACTTTGATCTTCCTAACAACATTGATGAGTATGTCCATCGTATTGGAAGAACTGGTCGTTGTGGAAACATTGGGAGGGCAGTGTCTTTTTATGACCCAACGACTGATGGCCCTTTGACTCGCTCCTTGGTTTCAATCCTGTCAAAG GCTCAGCAGGAAGTGCCTTCGTGGTTAGAGGAGTACGCGTTCAGCAACCCCAGGACAGGAGAAGACTTCAACCCTTCCAGGAAGAACTTTGCCTCCACAGACTCCAGGAAG GGTCAACAGACGGGGTCATTTCAAGAAAGTGCAGTGAATAGCCAGGTGACGGCTGCAGCTGATGATGAAGAATGGGAGTAA